One window from the genome of Acuticoccus sp. I52.16.1 encodes:
- a CDS encoding SH3 domain-containing protein, with protein sequence MRKTIAALLATVMAVTPALATPATTTANVNMRSGPGTDYGVLSTIPDGTSVDLGDCDAGGTWCAVTVDGTQGYMSGQYLKDTADPNGWPRSYEVADGGKIVLYQPQVTRWDDFKTIDAIIAAEYAPTADTAAVYGVIGVSGSTQADNSTGEVVISNITVTELNFSALGRDALASLDTDVGRVLPTGPITVSQQTLVSSLAGQKRVEDVSGLKSDPPPIFHSETPAILLQTDGKATFAPVQDAKDLDFVVNTNWDVLQTTGDKALYLRDESSWMTASALDGTWSAVTTLPDALSGLPDDDNWKDARAAMPPQPFKDGAPKVFYSDTPAELILFDGPPRKEAVPNTNLEWISNTQSDVFFDTANSTWYVLMSGRWFSAASLDGPWTFATPDLPDDFSKLPSDTPYYSVRYAVPGTSESEEARLKASIPNTARVETDKVKADVDYDGDPQFATIEGTSMSYATNTNTEVIEVEGKYFVLQDGVWFVGDTPNGPWVVATAVPEVIYTIPPSSPVYRATYVRVYDTEPGAVWFGYTMGYLTGYLAWGTYVYGTGWYYPPYWYGGGRPYPGYFPRPVTYGIGAYYNPARGTYGRYGYAYGPYRGIAYGAAYNPRTGTYVRGGGVSGPWGERGFVSAYNPRTDTGAFARGGHDVYGSWGSAGVRRGTSWAHVSGAENGNAGGLRWNTSAGNQGFVGGRDGNLFAGRDGNVYHHGDDGWQKVTRPGGDGALANRPAGDGALANRPAGDRPANRPAAERPRAGNAPSRQPQAARPRAEVPSHLSNDRIGREMGNMDAMRQRNFTRAGGGFGGGGGEFRGGGGFRGGGGGGFHGGGGFREGGGGFRR encoded by the coding sequence ATGCGAAAGACGATCGCCGCCCTTCTGGCCACGGTGATGGCGGTCACGCCAGCCCTCGCCACCCCCGCGACCACCACCGCCAACGTCAACATGCGCTCCGGGCCGGGAACCGACTACGGGGTCCTCTCGACGATCCCCGACGGCACCAGCGTCGACCTCGGCGACTGCGACGCCGGCGGCACCTGGTGCGCCGTCACCGTCGACGGAACCCAGGGCTACATGTCCGGCCAGTACCTGAAGGATACGGCCGATCCCAACGGCTGGCCCCGCTCCTACGAAGTCGCCGACGGCGGCAAGATCGTCCTCTACCAGCCGCAGGTCACCCGGTGGGACGACTTCAAGACGATCGACGCGATCATCGCCGCCGAGTACGCCCCCACCGCCGACACCGCCGCGGTCTACGGCGTGATCGGCGTCAGTGGGTCCACCCAGGCGGACAACAGCACCGGCGAGGTGGTGATCTCGAACATCACCGTCACCGAGCTGAACTTCTCCGCTCTCGGGCGTGACGCCCTCGCCTCCCTCGACACCGACGTCGGCCGGGTGCTCCCCACCGGGCCGATCACGGTGTCGCAGCAGACGCTGGTCTCCAGCCTCGCCGGGCAGAAGCGGGTGGAGGACGTGTCGGGCCTCAAATCCGACCCGCCGCCGATCTTCCACTCCGAGACCCCCGCGATCCTCCTCCAGACCGACGGCAAGGCGACCTTCGCCCCGGTGCAGGATGCCAAGGACCTCGATTTCGTCGTCAACACCAACTGGGACGTGTTGCAGACCACCGGCGACAAAGCACTCTACCTGCGCGACGAGAGTTCGTGGATGACCGCATCCGCCCTCGACGGCACCTGGAGCGCCGTCACCACGCTGCCGGACGCCCTCTCCGGCCTGCCGGACGACGACAACTGGAAGGACGCGCGCGCCGCGATGCCGCCGCAGCCCTTCAAGGACGGGGCGCCGAAGGTCTTCTATTCCGACACGCCGGCCGAGCTGATCCTGTTCGACGGCCCGCCCCGGAAGGAGGCGGTCCCGAACACCAACCTCGAGTGGATCTCCAACACGCAGTCCGACGTCTTCTTCGATACCGCCAATTCGACCTGGTACGTGCTGATGTCCGGCCGGTGGTTCAGCGCCGCCTCGCTCGACGGGCCGTGGACCTTCGCGACGCCCGACCTGCCGGACGACTTCTCCAAGCTCCCGTCCGACACGCCCTACTACAGCGTCCGCTACGCGGTGCCCGGCACCTCCGAGAGCGAGGAGGCTCGGCTGAAGGCGAGCATCCCCAACACCGCGCGCGTCGAGACCGACAAGGTCAAGGCGGACGTCGACTACGACGGCGACCCGCAGTTCGCCACCATCGAGGGCACATCGATGTCGTACGCGACCAACACCAACACCGAGGTGATCGAGGTCGAGGGCAAGTACTTCGTGCTGCAGGACGGCGTCTGGTTCGTGGGCGACACGCCGAACGGGCCGTGGGTGGTCGCGACCGCGGTGCCCGAGGTGATCTACACCATCCCGCCCTCCTCGCCGGTCTACCGCGCGACCTACGTGCGCGTCTACGACACCGAACCCGGCGCCGTCTGGTTCGGATACACGATGGGCTACCTCACCGGCTATCTCGCCTGGGGCACCTATGTGTACGGCACCGGCTGGTACTACCCGCCTTATTGGTACGGCGGCGGGCGGCCCTATCCGGGCTATTTCCCGCGCCCGGTGACCTACGGCATCGGCGCCTACTACAACCCGGCCCGCGGCACCTACGGGCGCTACGGCTACGCCTACGGCCCCTATCGCGGCATCGCCTACGGGGCGGCCTACAACCCGCGCACCGGGACCTATGTGCGCGGCGGCGGCGTCTCCGGCCCCTGGGGCGAGCGCGGCTTCGTCTCCGCCTACAACCCGCGGACCGACACCGGCGCCTTCGCGCGCGGGGGGCATGACGTCTACGGCTCCTGGGGTTCCGCGGGCGTGCGGCGCGGGACGTCCTGGGCGCACGTCTCCGGGGCGGAGAACGGCAACGCCGGTGGGCTGCGGTGGAACACCTCGGCCGGCAACCAGGGGTTCGTCGGCGGGCGCGACGGCAACCTCTTCGCCGGGCGCGACGGAAACGTCTACCACCACGGCGACGACGGCTGGCAGAAGGTGACACGCCCCGGCGGCGACGGCGCGCTCGCCAACCGGCCCGCAGGCGACGGGGCGCTGGCCAACCGGCCCGCCGGCGACCGCCCGGCCAACCGGCCCGCAGCGGAACGGCCGCGCGCCGGCAACGCGCCGTCGCGCCAGCCCCAGGCCGCGCGGCCGCGCGCCGAGGTCCCCAGCCACCTCTCCAACGACCGCATCGGCCGCGAGATGGGCAACATGGACGCCATGCGCCAACGCAACTTCACGCGGGCCGGCGGTGGCTTCGGCGGCGGCGGCGGCGAGTTCCGCGGGGGCGGCGGCTTCCGCGGCGGCGGCGGTGGTGGCTTCCACGGCGGCGGCGGCTTCCGGGAGGGCGGCGGCGGCTTCCGCCGCTGA
- a CDS encoding peptidase domain-containing ABC transporter, protein MKMIHQAEAAECGLACLAMVARAHGAAVDLNGLRVRFGLSLNGASLRDMMQVADKLCLATRAVRLELEELGRLKLPAILHVDLDHFVVLTRVRRRAFVILDPARGERSLSAAEMDARFTGVALELEPAAAFDPPAMGGRMRLTDLWGRIAGWRRAAVQLVVLSLVLQLVALLFPFYLQLAVDEAVTRLDHQFLVVLAVGFAALHVVNAATEALRAWVILSLGQSLTFQMVGNIFRHLMRLPADFFEKRHVGDIVSRMGSTQPIERALTEAVVAAFLDGAMLVLLTLAMLAYAPTLALVVIATLALYVSVSLIAFPFLRAREEEEIVARAGEQSHMMESIRASRTIKLFGREAQRETAWRNAYAKVVNAGIRRGRLDILVALAKTVIFGMQTVVIVYLGSRLVIEASGFSIGMLFAFMSYRQQMGDRAATLVHRYIEFRMLGLHLERLGDIVLTEREAGARPTQAMTKRLRGAVALEGVSFRYAPQEPLLFEDLDLAIAPGEMVAIVGPSGGGKSSLLKVMLGLLTPSGGEVRVDGEPLAQFGLDSWRAQTGVVAQDDQLLSGTIADNIAFFDPEVDMERVFLCAHAAAVHDSIMRMPMQYLSLVGDMGAALSGGQRQRIVLARALYRDPQVLFLDEGTANLDEETERAIADVIAAMPITRIVVAHRPELVRRADRVLEMRDGVLRELTPAAEPAPCPGTIAAGSHAINSA, encoded by the coding sequence ATGAAGATGATCCACCAAGCCGAGGCCGCCGAATGCGGTCTCGCGTGCCTGGCGATGGTCGCGCGGGCGCACGGCGCCGCGGTCGACCTCAACGGCCTGCGCGTGCGGTTCGGCCTGTCGCTGAACGGTGCGAGCCTGCGCGACATGATGCAGGTCGCCGACAAGCTGTGCCTGGCGACGCGCGCGGTGCGGCTGGAGCTGGAGGAGCTGGGCCGCCTGAAGCTGCCCGCGATCCTGCACGTCGACCTCGATCATTTCGTGGTGCTGACGCGGGTGCGCCGGCGCGCCTTCGTCATCCTCGACCCCGCCCGCGGCGAGCGAAGCCTGTCGGCGGCGGAGATGGACGCCCGCTTCACCGGCGTCGCGCTGGAGTTGGAGCCGGCCGCGGCGTTCGACCCGCCGGCGATGGGCGGGCGCATGCGGCTCACCGATCTCTGGGGCCGGATCGCCGGATGGCGCCGCGCGGCGGTGCAGCTCGTCGTCCTGTCGCTGGTGTTGCAGCTGGTGGCGCTGCTCTTCCCCTTCTACCTGCAGCTGGCGGTCGACGAGGCGGTCACCCGGCTCGACCACCAGTTCCTCGTGGTGCTGGCGGTGGGGTTCGCGGCGCTGCACGTCGTCAACGCCGCGACCGAGGCGCTGCGGGCGTGGGTGATCCTCTCGCTCGGCCAGTCGCTGACCTTTCAGATGGTCGGCAACATCTTCCGCCACCTGATGCGCCTGCCGGCCGACTTCTTCGAGAAGCGGCACGTCGGCGACATCGTCTCGCGCATGGGCTCGACGCAGCCCATCGAGCGGGCGTTGACCGAAGCCGTGGTCGCGGCCTTCCTCGACGGGGCGATGCTGGTGCTGTTGACGTTGGCGATGCTGGCCTATGCGCCGACGCTCGCCCTCGTCGTGATCGCGACGTTGGCGCTCTACGTCTCTGTCTCGCTGATCGCTTTCCCGTTCCTGCGGGCGCGTGAGGAAGAGGAGATCGTCGCGCGGGCGGGCGAGCAGTCGCACATGATGGAGAGCATCCGCGCCTCGCGCACGATCAAGCTCTTCGGCCGGGAGGCGCAGCGCGAGACCGCGTGGCGCAACGCCTATGCCAAGGTCGTCAACGCCGGGATCCGGCGCGGACGGCTCGACATCCTCGTCGCCCTCGCCAAGACGGTGATCTTCGGCATGCAGACGGTGGTGATCGTCTATCTCGGGTCGCGCCTGGTGATCGAGGCGAGCGGCTTTTCCATCGGCATGCTGTTCGCCTTCATGAGCTACCGCCAGCAGATGGGCGACCGCGCCGCCACCCTGGTGCACCGCTACATCGAATTCCGCATGCTGGGCCTGCACCTGGAACGCCTCGGCGACATCGTGCTCACCGAGCGGGAGGCGGGCGCGCGGCCGACCCAGGCGATGACCAAGCGTCTTCGGGGGGCGGTCGCGCTGGAGGGGGTCTCCTTCCGCTACGCCCCGCAGGAGCCGCTCCTGTTCGAAGACCTCGATCTGGCGATCGCGCCGGGGGAGATGGTGGCGATCGTCGGCCCGTCGGGCGGGGGCAAGTCCAGCCTGTTGAAGGTGATGCTCGGCCTGCTGACGCCGAGCGGCGGGGAGGTGCGGGTCGACGGCGAGCCGCTGGCGCAATTCGGACTCGACAGTTGGCGTGCGCAGACCGGCGTGGTCGCGCAGGACGACCAGCTCCTGTCCGGCACGATCGCCGACAACATCGCCTTCTTCGACCCGGAGGTGGACATGGAGCGCGTCTTCCTCTGCGCCCACGCCGCGGCGGTGCACGACAGCATCATGCGCATGCCGATGCAGTATCTCAGCCTGGTGGGCGACATGGGAGCCGCGCTCTCCGGCGGACAGCGTCAGCGCATCGTCCTCGCCCGTGCGCTCTACCGCGACCCGCAGGTGCTGTTCCTCGACGAGGGCACCGCCAACCTCGACGAGGAGACCGAGCGGGCGATCGCGGACGTCATCGCGGCGATGCCGATCACGCGGATCGTCGTGGCGCACCGGCCCGAGCTGGTGCGCCGCGCCGACCGGGTCCTGGAAATGCGCGACGGCGTGCTGCGCGAGCTGACGCCGGCGGCGGAGCCCGCGCCGTGTCCGGGCACCATCGCGGCCGGCTCACACGCGATCAACTCTGCGTAA
- a CDS encoding OmpA family protein produces MTMKTLALCATVAAGLVASHTAGHAQNQLTRNQIVTSLYETEATVAAFDPIALEQAAARAAASGGDNAPGPLSDKLAGLPQISVQINFTRGSARIEPSSYYSVGLIADALHTPYLMGQKIVVIGHTDATGGRELNFRLSQQRAKSVMEALVTTFHVPANQLVGIGLGEEQLQDPSNPDSGVNRRVQFINIGG; encoded by the coding sequence ATGACCATGAAGACCCTCGCGCTCTGCGCCACTGTCGCCGCCGGCCTCGTCGCCAGCCACACCGCCGGTCACGCCCAGAACCAGCTGACCCGCAACCAGATCGTCACCAGTCTCTACGAGACCGAGGCGACGGTCGCCGCGTTCGATCCGATCGCGCTGGAGCAGGCCGCCGCCCGCGCCGCCGCCAGCGGTGGCGACAACGCCCCCGGCCCGCTGTCGGACAAGCTCGCCGGGCTGCCGCAGATCAGCGTGCAGATCAACTTCACCCGCGGCTCGGCCCGCATCGAGCCGTCGAGCTACTACTCGGTCGGCCTTATCGCGGACGCGCTGCACACGCCCTACCTGATGGGCCAGAAGATCGTCGTCATCGGCCACACCGATGCGACCGGCGGGCGTGAGCTGAACTTCCGTCTCAGCCAGCAGCGTGCCAAGTCGGTGATGGAGGCGCTGGTGACGACGTTCCACGTCCCCGCGAACCAGCTCGTCGGCATCGGCCTGGGCGAAGAGCAGCTCCAGGACCCGTCCAACCCCGATTCCGGGGTGAACCGCCGGGTGCAGTTCATCAACATCGGCGGCTGA
- a CDS encoding HlyD family efflux transporter periplasmic adaptor subunit — MQHAPPTLFRDAALERKRQRLHGDVRLDVPLPAWALTGLILLVAAGVAAVLVFGSYARSEPVVGWLTPDTGIVRVTVGAAGTVAAVAVGEGDRVAKGASLLTVSHDVALPALGDASQRMARQLASERGEVERRLALVADDFAGERRRMDAERRGLLAEREHLERELAVHVERTALAEALVDQIEGLVERGTVTRIERQRREENLLAKRAEAERLAAQVSAAAHRTAELDARLAALPTKAAIERAQLRERLAALDQRATEAARRGTVGLRAPVAGRVAAVMARPGQSVEAQEMVVSILPDGGTLEAELFVPSRAAGFLAPGQRVRLRYDAFPYQTFGVGEATVKIVSRTILTPRDLPDGPPSLGEPFFRVVATLHADRVAAGGADIPLQAGMTLRADIVLEERRLWEVVFRPILAAVQR, encoded by the coding sequence ATGCAGCACGCACCGCCGACCCTGTTCCGCGACGCCGCGCTCGAGCGCAAACGCCAGCGTCTGCACGGCGATGTGCGGCTCGACGTGCCGCTGCCGGCATGGGCGCTGACGGGGCTGATCCTCCTCGTCGCGGCCGGTGTCGCCGCCGTCCTCGTCTTCGGCTCCTATGCGCGCAGCGAGCCCGTCGTCGGCTGGCTGACGCCAGACACCGGGATCGTGCGCGTCACGGTCGGGGCGGCGGGGACGGTGGCCGCGGTGGCCGTCGGGGAGGGGGACCGGGTCGCCAAGGGCGCCTCGCTGCTCACCGTCTCGCACGACGTGGCGCTCCCGGCGCTGGGCGATGCGTCGCAACGGATGGCGCGCCAGCTCGCCAGCGAGCGCGGCGAGGTGGAGCGACGTCTGGCGCTGGTCGCGGACGACTTCGCCGGCGAGCGGCGGCGGATGGACGCCGAGCGCCGCGGGCTCCTCGCAGAGCGCGAGCACCTGGAGCGCGAGCTTGCCGTCCACGTCGAGCGCACGGCGCTGGCCGAGGCGCTGGTGGACCAGATCGAGGGTCTCGTCGAGCGGGGCACCGTCACCCGGATCGAGCGGCAGCGGCGCGAGGAGAACCTCCTCGCCAAGCGCGCCGAGGCGGAGCGGCTGGCCGCGCAGGTCTCCGCCGCCGCCCACCGCACCGCCGAGCTGGACGCCCGCCTCGCGGCGCTGCCGACCAAGGCCGCCATCGAGCGGGCGCAGCTGCGCGAGCGCCTCGCCGCGCTGGACCAGCGGGCGACCGAGGCGGCGCGGCGCGGCACGGTCGGCCTGCGTGCGCCGGTGGCGGGGCGCGTCGCGGCGGTGATGGCGCGGCCGGGCCAATCGGTCGAGGCGCAGGAGATGGTGGTCTCGATCCTGCCGGACGGGGGAACGCTGGAGGCCGAACTCTTCGTCCCGTCCCGCGCAGCGGGATTCCTGGCGCCCGGCCAGCGGGTCCGCCTGCGCTACGATGCCTTCCCCTATCAGACGTTCGGGGTCGGCGAGGCGACGGTGAAGATCGTCTCGCGCACCATCCTCACCCCGCGCGACTTGCCCGACGGCCCGCCCAGCCTCGGCGAGCCCTTCTTCCGCGTCGTCGCCACCCTCCACGCCGATCGTGTGGCAGCCGGCGGCGCCGACATCCCCCTCCAGGCCGGCATGACGCTCCGGGCCGATATCGTGCTCGAGGAGCGCCGGCTGTGGGAGGTGGTCTTCCGACCCATACTCGCGGCGGTGCAGCGATGA